The DNA sequence TCTATAGgagaagataataataaaaagaaagcaAGTACAAcggaaaattgactcaatgtttcttcatgaaataaggaaaagaaaacaataacaaatattttatttatgcacCAAGAAAAAGTTCTCAAGCACCAAGTTTAAGGCTATATTTTGTTGTGCATGCTGAAGTGTGATGTCTAATAAATACAACTCAGGTTATAGTTAGGTGTATATAAACCTATATCACTCTGTAACAAACTGACTAGTTTCTTTTCTCACTAGTCTCTATCATTTACACAAATGAGTTCCACTTCCATATACACTGAGATAAACATTTTCAATTTCATAAAAGCAATCAACTAGCTAGATCAAATAGCCATAAGAACAAGACAGATTCAACTAGATTCTCGGGCATTGTTATTTTCATCCTTATTGTCATCTTTCACAGCTAAGATGACAACAGTTAGAAGTAATGGATAGCTTATTGTAGTGAGAACCCAGTTCACAATCAATTGAGACATTGGAGACACCTTGTGTGTGTCAACTTGCCAAGCAACTGCAGCTCCTGCACTTTGTATTCCTTTGTAGAACCCTGTGTATCTGCATAATTTCGCCAATATCAAAATACCGCTGACAACTTAGTTGTTATAAAGATATTTAATTAGCCGTGGTATTATTATGTTACTACTGGTGGCATGTCAAGGACTAATTTGTTAGTAAATTGTTTTTTCAGGGACCTGTACATTAATTTGTTTATTGATCTTCTAGATTTGGTTTggtaattatttttagaaaaaaaaaagagatattaaaGAAGAAAGATATAAGAACAATAAACAAAACTTCTCTATCTCGAGACAAAATTTGTCCATTTTCTATTAACTTGGAAATTAAATATAGTCAAAATAAGGACAATGTTTGTGTATTTTGAGTTTAACTACTAATTTGGCATTAAGTGATCTTTATTCTTTAGGGTATTATGAGAAAATATAGTAAGTCCCAGTGACTAAAATAATAAACATTTTAACCTTTTGCTAATCACAAATTACTTATACTCCCCTAATAATTAAACTACCTATTTCTATTGATGAATCAAATACTAGTAGAGAAAGAATTCAGCAAATAACTAAATCAGAGAGTTTAGTCTTTTCTACAAAAATTACCTGCTAAGAATCTCAGAATCATCAGCAAGTGCTCCAATGACCCAATAAACCATACTTTGGAAGATGGCAtcaagcaaaccaaaacaaaaataCAATACAAAAGGACCAGCAAATCTTGACCCTGAGTCCTTAAAATCCAACTTTTCAGTCAATCCATTATTATTTGAAGAGTACTTGATCTGATTGATGAGTCCACCAATCCAAATAGCAGACCCAAGAAGAGCAACCAATGAAATTCCCACAATACCCCTCTTCCTTCTACTCTTGAAGCTGAAATCCATTATGTGTCCAATCCCAACTGACCCCAACATTTGTGCACCCCAATAGAACACATTGTTCAAACCCCTAGTCCTCAAATTGAACAATGCCCCATTGACATTGTTGAACTGGTAGGTGTAGAAGAAATTGCTTGACCATGCAGCAGGAACAATTAGAAGCATCTTCCAATTGAGGAACAACTTGAGAATCTCAAAGCATTCAGTGGACACATTTGAGTACATGATGCTGCTACACTTTGTCCCATCGTCGCGCACAACCTATATTGCATTGATATGGATACAAGTATTAGATTCAAtacataatttgataaatttatctTTACTTCAACTATTAAAACACTGAGTATGTGTTGGCAATTTTGAAGTATGGATGGATGAAAGCGTACAACCTTACTTGCAGGCAAAATAGCCAAAGACAAGAGTGTCCCCAATGACATGAAGCACATGAAGGCTATGTAGGTTCCATCATTGACAGAAGCAGCTTCACTGCGATGGTAGTTCAATATAAAAGGAATCAAGCCACCAATTACACCCCCCATGTTGAATATGCTCCAGAAAATTGATATGTAAGTCCCTTTTCTGTTTGATGGAGGGTAAGATGTCATCATAGCACCTATGTTTCATCACACACCCA is a window from the Arachis hypogaea cultivar Tifrunner chromosome 17, arahy.Tifrunner.gnm2.J5K5, whole genome shotgun sequence genome containing:
- the LOC112767101 gene encoding UNC93-like protein 1, producing MVLNNVDEESSRKSKASSMVRYNSALGQIMMIGVVCFCCPGMFNALSGMGGGGQVDHTASNNSQTALYTAFAVFGVLGGGIYNILGPHLTLFAGCSTYVVYAGSFLYYNHHKHQSFAVVAGALLGVGAGLLWAAQGAMMTSYPPSNRKGTYISIFWSIFNMGGVIGGLIPFILNYHRSEAASVNDGTYIAFMCFMSLGTLLSLAILPASKVVRDDGTKCSSIMYSNVSTECFEILKLFLNWKMLLIVPAAWSSNFFYTYQFNNVNGALFNLRTRGLNNVFYWGAQMLGSVGIGHIMDFSFKSRRKRGIVGISLVALLGSAIWIGGLINQIKYSSNNNGLTEKLDFKDSGSRFAGPFVLYFCFGLLDAIFQSMVYWVIGALADDSEILSRYTGFYKGIQSAGAAVAWQVDTHKVSPMSQLIVNWVLTTISYPLLLTVVILAVKDDNKDENNNARESS